A section of the Parasteatoda tepidariorum isolate YZ-2023 chromosome 6, CAS_Ptep_4.0, whole genome shotgun sequence genome encodes:
- the LOC107456917 gene encoding small ribosomal subunit protein eS27 (The sequence of the model RefSeq protein was modified relative to this genomic sequence to represent the inferred CDS: added 6 bases not found in genome assembly), with product MPLAMPLAKDLLHPSPDEERRKCKLKRLVQHPNSFFMDVKCPGCYKITTVFSHAQTVVLCVGCSTVLCQPTGGRARLTEGCSFRKKQQ from the coding sequence CTAGCAATGCCTTTAGCTAAAGATCTATTACATCCCAGTCCTGATGAGGAGAGGAGGAAATGTAAACTAAAACGCTTAGTGCAGCACCCTAATTCGTTTTTCATGGATGTCAAATGTCCTGGTTGTTACAAGATCACTACTGTTTTCAGTCATGCGCAGACCGTAGTATTATGTGTCGGATGTTCAACTGTCCTCTGTCAACCAACTGGAGGAAGGGCAAGACTAACAGAAGGCTGCTCTTTTCGgaaaaaacagcaatga